The Panicum hallii strain FIL2 chromosome 9, PHallii_v3.1, whole genome shotgun sequence genome has a window encoding:
- the LOC112874933 gene encoding uncharacterized protein LOC112874933, which yields MPALPTLPFPRRLSDARRRGRLYLFLIVLVAVSAAAALAYLSFPSAAPTPPPAASSTVRADADCCRGIQGLELWGPAVKWGSNHRLPSAAACCASCKAMCPHAEDGACRCNSWVFCGDERRCKDRLGECWLKKQKDVMAPAVIARGEDVMWTSGLVFGKGEGIVGLETNFGTLHIQLLPGCAPRSVDYFIELLGLHSCAGCRFYRAEGRENVWDAEGNHKKNAAFGPPYALLQGTLEVDGLPFKDIAREACPAVKRGSMAWVGSGPEFLISLANHEEWKDAYTVFGHVLPEDMAIAEEMALLPASTDVWSNVTVKVLRDPVYLKVKRSSHASSV from the exons ATGCCAGCTCTTCCCACTCTCCCCTTCCCCCGCCGCCTATCCGACGCCCGACGGCGCGGCCGCCTGTACCTTTTCCTCATCGTCCTTGtcgccgtctccgccgccgcagccctcgCCTACCTCtccttcccctccgccgcgccgaCACCGCCCCCGGCAGCGTCTTCCACTGTGCGGGCCGATGCTGATTGCTGCAGGGGTATCCAGGGCCTCGAGCTCTGGGGTCCGGCGGTCAAGTGGGGCTCTAACCACCGCctgccctccgccgccgcctgctgcgccTCCTGCAAGGCGATGTGCCCCCACGCCGAGGACGGCGCCTGCCGCTGCAACTCGTGGGTCTTCTGCGGGGACGAACGCAGATGCAAGGACAGGCTCGGGGAG TGCTGGCTGAAGAAACAAAAGGACGTGATGGCTCCTGCTGTTATTGCAAGGGGGGAGGACGTCATGTGGACTTCTGGTCTCGTCTTTGGAAAAGGAGAG GGAATTGTGGGGCTTGAAACAAATTTTGGGACACTTCATATTCAA TTGCTGCCTGGTTGCGCACCGCGTTCTGTGGACTACTTCATCGAGCTCTTGGGCTTGCACAGTTGTGCTGGGTGCAGATTTTATCGCGCGGAAGGCCGAGAGAATGTCTGGGATGCAGAAGGCAATCATAAAAAAAAT GCTGCATTTGGTCCCCCGTATGCATTGCTTCAAGGGACACTGGAGGTTGATGGTCTGCCTTTCAAGGACATAGCAAGAGAAGCATGCCCGGCGGTGAAAAGAGGGTCCATGGCCTGGGTTGGATCAGGGCCGGAGTTCCTGATCAGCTTAGCAAACCACGAGGAGTGGAAGGACGCCTACACTGTGTTTGGCCACGTGCTGCCCGAGGACATGGCGATTGCCGAGGAGATGGCACTGCTGCCAGCGAGCACGGACGTGTGGAGCAATGTAACGGTGAAGGTGCTGAGAGATCCTGTCTACCTCAAGGTGAAGAGGAGCAGCCATGCTAGTTCTGTCTAG